In Mercenaria mercenaria strain notata chromosome 15, MADL_Memer_1, whole genome shotgun sequence, a single genomic region encodes these proteins:
- the LOC123551333 gene encoding uncharacterized protein LOC123551333 translates to MKILLLIFLGSFQLADGECTFPSDISNSVWTTTSLGDITFGTTVAEFLEKGESTFSNWTCHVSSESKYVLQSSFTVTSASLGTEIYTYYCFDFHQQGTDSYLYYHPTAELGITGVRKLQLGTNTTTVTAACSESIDTAEYHVMVKKASASSVKNYCASPLLGNFLYSCSSGSTDNGTLNVCDTSSQQTLVFNHTQCTPSAPVIHSSNGVLNCVAKTSATVSSETVYYQTLYNTDSAVNDLTTFQFVCLAVTEDSNGTVNFSYKDSVCTAGQTSTTGTTFEPLTSTTLCRKYQHACS, encoded by the exons ATGGTGAGTGTACATTCCCCTCAGACATCAGTAACAGCGTCTGGACCACTACCAGTCTCGGGGATATCACTTTTGGA ACAACCGTGGCCGAGTTCTTAGAAAAAGGTGAATCAACATTTTCGAACTGGACATGCCATGTGTCGTCCGAAAGTAAATATGTCCTGCA gTCCTCGTTTACTGTCACCTCTGCATCACTGGGAACAGAAATATATACCTATTACTGCTTTGACTTCCACCAACAAGGAACTGATTCATACCTTTACTACCATCCCACAG cTGAGCTGGGTATTACTGGTGTCAGAAAACTCCAGCTGGGCACAAATACTACAACGGTGACAGCCGCATGTTCTGAAAGTATCGACACGGCCGAGTATCATGTAATGGTTAAAAAAG CTTCAGCAAGCAGTGTGAAAAATTACTGTGCGAGCCCTTTACTCGGTAATTTTCTCTACTCGTGCTCATCAGGGTCTACAGATAACGGTACGCTCAATGTGTGCGACACTTCCTCTCAACAGACGCTTGTTTTCAACCATACACAATGTACTCCTTCGGCACCAGTTATACATTCTT CCAACGGAGTATTGAATTGTGTGGCAAAGACGTCAGCGACAGTTTCATCCGAGACAGTCTATTATCAAACACTGTATAATACGGATTCCGCCGTTAATGATTTAACCACATTTCAGTTTGTTTGTCTT GCAGTAACAGAAGACTCCAACGGTACTGTGAACTTCTCCTATAAAGATTCAGTTTGCACTGCTGGTCAGACATCTACTACAGGTACAACATTTGAGCCACTAACATCAACTA CGCTCTGTCGTAAGTATCAACACGCCTGTTCTTAA